TTCGTACAATCTGTTTTTTTCGGCAAAGTAACTCCATAAATTTTTCTCGTATTTTTTACAATATTGCATTTGTGCATCGGTATAATTTAGCATAACTGAATCTTGAATGTTAGGCATTAATGCATTTAATGCGTAATATATTCTTCCATAAAAAATAGTATGATAGGCCAGGGTATTGGTGGGCTCTGCATTGTCAAATTCAGTAATGAGCCAACCTCTCAATAAATCCGGCAACAAATAATTTTTATTCATAAATCGGGTTCGGTAAGCGGGTAATTGCAACATTTGGTAATAAACACAAGTGTCGCCCAAATACATATCTAAAGCAGTTACTAAAGTGCTGTCGGTATAAGCAAATGCGTAATTCCAGCCACTGATGCAGGTAACACATTTGTTAGGTACATTTCTTTTCGGAAAATGATATTTAAAGCGTTTCACGCAGTCGTTTAATTCCGGTTCAAACGCTCTAAAAAAATCATCGGTAAAAACTTGTTGTGTTTGTTTATACGAACCGCTTATATCTTTATCTTTTAAAAAGGATTGAAGTGCCTCGGCATACAAACTGTCTTTGGTTCCATTCACCTTCAGTAAATTCATAATGTAATGTTCAAAAAACAATCCGTATTCATTTAATAGTTTATCTGATTCACCTTTAAGATTATCGGTTTGAATATTATTTAAGTTTCTTTCAAGACGATGTACACTTACGGGGTTAATTTTAACATTTGAAATATCTATATCTAATGGATTGGGGGTACATGAAGTTAATATCATGAGTACAATTAAACTCCCTAAAAATCTTGCGGACATACGGTTAATTTTTATATTTGTAAAAGTAACTTTAAATAAAGTGATGATGAAAAAGTATTTATACACTGTATTAACAGTCTTGTTTGTTTCAACCCTTGTTAACGCTCAAGAGGAAGGAAAAGAAAAGAAAGATTTTGATAAAAAATTTCGATTCGGACTACGTGTAGCTGCTCAACCTTGTTGGTTTACCAGTAATGAAAACAATAACAAGCCTTATGGCGCTATGTTCGGAACCGGATTTGGTTTAAATATGGAATTTCGTTTTTCTGATATAGTTGCTCTTTCAACGGGTATCGGTGCAGATTTTGAAGGAGGGAAATTAACCTATCGTCAAGAATCTTCTGATAATTACGCGGTAAGTTATTGGATGGATAATACCAAAAACATGGTTGCTGTTGAAGGAAAAGTAAATCCGCAGGATATAAGCAATACAACCAATACTCGTTTTTATGTAAAGGAAAGATTAGTAAAAACCACACACATTACACTACCTGCACTTTTAAAAATGTCAACCAATGAATATTCCGGCTTCAAGTATTTTGGTATGTTCGGAGCTGAAATAGGGATAAGAATAAAATCTGTGGCAGATGATAAATATACAACCTCTTACACTTTCGATAATTTAGGCTTGGTTACGAATGGAGCGGCCGGTGACAAAAACACGCCCGATAGTAAGAATTTAAACATAAGTAAAGATGCTTCTTTGGTTCCCATGCGCATTGGATTTAATGCAGGCATGGGATTTGAATATCGCCTTGGCGGTTCAACATCCTTCTTTATGAGTGTAAATTATTTCAGAAGTTTTACCAATTTAATGCGTAGCGATTCCAAGTTCTTAGTTTCAGATGTGATTACTGAGCCAAACGGAAATCAATCCTATAAAATGATTGAACAAAACCTGATTCAGAATGCCATTCGCATTAATTTGGGTATTTTGTTTTAAATTCATATTCATTCTTTATAAAACTAGCCGTTTCTAAGAAATGGCTTTTTTTTGCCTATTTTTTCACGATTTTGGCAAAAAACGCTTAAAAATGATTGATTTTTGTTCAAAAACAAGCATTTTTAGAGAATCAAGTAATTAAAATACTCTTATTTTTGCCCCACTAACTAAAACACACACGTAATGAAACTTAACGAGATTCAGGACTTAATAAAGTTCGTTTCAAAAAGTGGCGTAAGCGAGGTTGAACTTGAAACCAAGGAAATCAAAATCGTAATTCGCACACCAAAAGGTAACCAGCCTGTTATTATGCAGGCACCGCAAGTGTTAACCCAAGCTGTACAAACACCGGTAGCTCAAATTCAACAACCGGTTCAACAAAATCCGGTTCAAAATGCAACACCAGAAGTTAAACAGCCGGTTGCTAGCAACGACGATTCAAAATATGTTACCATTAAATCACCAATGATCGGTACTTTCTATCGCTCTGCGGGTCCAGATAAACCGCCGTTTATAAATGTTGGTGACGAAGTAAATACCGGCGCTACCGTTTGTATTATAGAAGCGATGAAACTTTTCAATGAAATTGAAAGTGAAATCAAAGGTAAAATTGTGAAGGTATTGGTTAATGATGCAACTCCTGTGGAGTATGATCAGCCTCTCTTCTTAGTTGATCCATCTTAATTAGAGAATGTGTTAATTAACCAACTTGAAATAACGTTGGTTAAACATTTTACATTCACCATATAAAATTAGAAAACGTGTTTAAAAAAATATTAATAGCCAACAGAGGTGAGATTGCGCTTAGAGTTATTCGTACTTGCCGGGAAATGGGTATAAAAACAGTTGCCGTTTATTCAACTGCCGATAGAGAAAGTTTACATGTGAAATTTGCTGATGAAGCGGTTTGCATTGGTCCGCCTCCGAGTAAAGAAAGTTATTTAAATATGGCTAATATTATAGCCGCAGCTGAAATAACAAATGCTGATGCCATTCATCCGGGATATGGATTTTTAAGTGAAAATGCCAAGTTTTCGGAAATCTGTCGTCAAAACAAAATAAAATTTATTGGTGCCAGTCCCGAAATGATTAACCAAATGGGAGATAAGAGTAATGCCAAAGCTACCATGTTAAAAAACGGCGTGCCTTGTGTTCCGGGATCTGATGGTTTATTGGAAAGTGCAGAGGAGGGGATGAAGTTGGCCAAAAAAATTAAATATCCGGTAATTATTAAAGCTACAGCCGGTGGTGGTGGAAAAGGAATGCGCATTATTTGGAAAGAAGAAGAATTTCAGGCCGCGTGGGATAGCGCTACACATGAAGCAAGCGCCGCTTTTGGAAACGGAGCCATGTATTTGGAAAAATATATTGAAGAACCCCGCCATATAGAAATACAGATTGTTGGAGACTCGCATGGTAAGGCTTGCCATTTAAGTGAGCGTGATTGCAGTATACAACGCCGTCATCAAAAATTAGTAGAAGAAACTCCATCTCCGTTTATGACTCCTGAATTGAGAGAAGCCATGGGCGATGCCGCAGTAAAAGCTGCATTAGCTATTAATTATGAAGGAGTAGGTACCGTGGAGTTTTTGGTGGACAAACACCGGAATTTTTATTTCATGGAAATGAATACCCGTATTCAGGTAGAGCATCCCATAACAGAAGAAGTAATTAACTACGATTTAATTCGCGAGCAAATATTAGTGGCAGCCGGTGTTCCTATTTCCGGTAAAAATTATTATCCGCAATTACATGCCATTGAATGTCGTATTAATGCAGAAGATCCTTTTAAAAACTTTGTTCCTTCGCCGGGAAAGATTACCACCCTGCACACACCGGGTGGACATGGAATACGTGTAGATTCACACGTGTATAGTGGTTATACCATTCCTCCAAACTACGATAGTATGATAGGTAAATTAATTACAGTTGCTCAATCCAGAGAAGAAGCCATAGCCAAAATGCACCGGGCTTTGAGTGAATATGTAATTGAAGGTGTAAAAACTACAATCCCTTTTCATTTAAAATTAATGAAGAATGAAGATTTCATTAAAGGAGTTTACACCACCAAGTTTTTGGAAACTTGGGATTTTAAAAGCTAAATAAAAAGAAAGATTATGAAGAGCAGTAATAAAATATTATTTTTTGTTGCTGCTTTTTTATTTTTATCAAGCGGTTATTTTTTTTCGCAGAACAACGGTTTGCAAATTGTTACGCAGCACATGATGGCCCAGGAAAGAGCCTGGAATGAGGGAAACATTGATGGTTTTATGAAACATTACTGGAAAAGCGACAGTTTAAAATTTATTGGCAAATCGGGCATCACTTATGGTTGGCAAAAAACACTCGATAATTATAAAAAAAATTACCCCAATAAAGCAAAAATGGGAAAGCTTGTTTTTCAAATTTTAAGTTTAGAGCAATTGTCCGATAATTCGGTGTACATCATCGGCTCCTGGAATTTAGAACGAGAAGAACCTGCAGGCGGACATTTTACCTTACTTTGGAAAAAGATTCAGGGCGAATGGGTGATTGTTTGTGATCATACCAGTTGAGGTATTGAATTGGACGGATTAATATAAGGTAGGAGCGAAGTTTTATTCTATTTGAAAGATAATCGTAATTTCTTAATACAGCTTATCCCCCCAGCTCTTTCATTATTTCTTGGTCCAAGTCATTCACAAATTCCTTTAACTTTTCTTCCTCTTCCGGATTATTATGTAATGGACGATGCGCTTTGGCTTTATTTAATTGTTCAATTTTATGATTCAACTTGATGGATTTTTCTGAGAAAAAGGTTTCTGCAAATTTCTCCCAAACATAATTTACAGCCATTTGATTAGGGTGTGCTAAGTCTTCTTTGAAAAAACGATAATCGCGTAAATCATCACTCACCAATTCATAGGCGGGAAAATAATGACAGTCCTTATTCAACTTACAAATATTTTGAGCAGCGAGCAAGAGCGTGGATTTGCTTAAGGCATTATTTTCTAATCCGTCTTTAAGATATTTTACGGGAGAAACCGTAAAAATAAACTGAATAAGCGGATTTATTTTTTTGATTTCAGTTAAAAGGCCCGTGTATTGTTTTACTATGTTTTCAACTGAGCAAAGTTCTTTCGTAAAAAGGGCTCCGCTTTGTTTATGGCAGTTGGCCACTACTCCGTTCAATTCTTTATGTTTATAATAGAAGGCACTGCCAAAGGTGATAATTAAAACTTTAGCTGTTTTTAAAAATTGCAAAGCCGTAGTCTGCGTATTTTTTATCTTTTGCATGAGTTCTTCTTTAGAAGAAGCTTTTACTGAAGAGTGATGTGCAAAACTGTAAAATTCATCACCACGTTTCAATAAATATTTTTCTTCAAAAGCAGGACTTAAAATTTCGGATAAACTATTTTCAATGCTCCGTGGATTAAAAAGTATACCATTTGGATTTTGCAAAACCGGAAAGCGATGTTCGTTTAATATATTTCCTATTTCTACTGCAAAGCAAGAGCCAATTAAAAAAATACCGGATTGGTGATCCAATTGATATGGGGCTTTAATGGGGGTATGATTGAGGTGTAATTTCAAGATTGCAGTTCTTTGAATTTGTTATCGAGAAAAGCTTTGGCCTCATCATAAGTGTTTTGAATTAAGCCGTCTAATACCGCATCTTTTAAAGCGTTTTTTAAAACACCCACGATTCTTCCGGCTTCTAAATTATATAGTTTCATAATTTCTTCTCCTTTTATAATGGGTTGCCAGTTTCTGATTCTATCTTTTTCCTCCAATTCAACCAATTTATTTTTTACGATTTCAAAGTTCTGCATGTAACGTTTTACCTTATTCGGGTTTTTGGTTGTGATATCGCTTTCGCAAAGTATCATTAAATCATCTACATCATCTCCGGCTTCAAATAATAAACGGCGAACCGCGCTGTCGGTAACTTCAGTCTTGGCTAAAACAATTGGACGTAAATGCAATTGCACCAATTTTTGTACGTACTTCATTTTTTCATTGAGCGGAAGTTTTAAGGAAGTAAAAATTTTAGGCACCATCCTTGCGCCTTTATCTTCATGACCGTGAAAAGTAAATCCGTGTCCGGGTTCAAAGCGTTTGGTAGCCGGCTTAGCAATATCGTGCAATACTGCGGCCCATCTCAGCCATAAGGAATCTGTTTTTTTAGATATATTATCTACAACCTCCAGGGTATGATAAAAATTATCTTTGTGTGCCAGGCCATTTACCGATTCCACGCCGTGCAGCTTAACGAATTCCGGAAATATTATTTGCAACAATCCGCTTTCAAAAAGTAAATTAAAACCTATGGATGGTTTGGAAGAAAGAATTATTTTATTGAGTTCATCGCTTATTCTTTCTTTAGATACAATTTTTATCCTTTCTTTATTCTTAGCAATAGAAGAAAACGAATTCTCTTCAATTTTAAAATTTAACTGTGAAGCAAATCGAATGGCACGCATCATGCGGAGTGGATCATCGCTGTAGGTTATTTCGGGATTCAGCGGAGTTCTTAAAATTCCATTCTTTAAATCTTCAATTCCGCCAAATGGATCGAGTAGCTGGCCGAAGTTTTTTTCTGAAACGCCAATGGCTAAAGCATTGATGGTAAAATCTCTTCTGTTTTGATCTTCTTCCAGTGTGCCATTTTCAACTATAGGTTTTCTGGAATTTCTATTATAGCTTTCTTTACGTGCGCCTACAAATTCAATTTCAAGTTCTTGAAATTTAATTTGTGCCGTGCCAAAGTTTTTAAAAGTGCTTAATTGTGCGTCACTGCCTAATTTCTCACATACCTTTTCAGCCAATTCAATGCCTTTTCCAATGGTAACTATATCAATATCTTTGCTATTGCGTTGTAGAATATAATCGCGCACAAAACCTCCAATAGCGTAGGAGTCTTGCTTCAATTCATCGCTGCAAGATTTTATTATTTTAAATATGTCTTGATTTAAAAAATCGTACATAGGGTAAATTTACGATTTTACGGGGTATAATTATCGTATTGGCTACTTAGATTATTTACCGGATCTTCTTTTCTTTTCTTTAATGATCAAGCTTAATTCCCTTCCGGTTTGTCCTTTAACACTGGTATTTTCCTGAGCGCGACGAATGAGGTAGGGCAAAACTTCTTTTACAGGACCATAAGGAACATATTTAGAAACATTGTATCCGCTTAAGGAAAGATTAAAGCTAATGTGATCACTCATGCCTAAAAGTTGAGAAAAATATATTCTTTTATTATTAGGGCTGATTTTATATTGTTTCATTAATTCTACTAAATATAAACTGCTTTTTTCATTGTGCGTTCCGGCACAAAGACCCATCATATTTATATTTTCTACACAAACTTTTAAGGCTTCATCATAATCTTTATCACTGTTTTCTTTGCTTTTCTGAATGGGAGATGGATAATTCATTTCAATGGCACGGGCACGTTCTTTTTCCATATAAGCTCCACGTACCAGTTTGGCCCCAACTTGGTATCCTTTATTTTTTGCAGTTTCAATTGTTTTTTTGAGATAATTCAGTCGATCGTGTCTGTATAATTGAAATGTATTATACACAATAGGTTCATGCGTATTGAATTTTTCCATGTTTTCATTGGCCAATTCATCAATGGCCGGTTGAATCCAACTTTCTTCTGCATCAATAAACAAGGCTTGTTTATTTTTAAATGCAGCTTCACATATTTTTTGTACTCTTTCTTTTACTTTCTGCCACTCTTTATTTTCAGCTTCATTGAGTTGTTTGTTTGCGCTCACTTGTACCAATAAATCAAATCGCGCTAAACCGGTAACTTTAAAAACGCAAAAGGGAATATTTTGATCGCCCTTGGCTTTTTGAATAGTGGCTAATGTTTCCTCCAAACATTGATCAAAATCTTGTTCACTTTCTTTGCCTTCTACGCTGTAATCTAGAATAGTACCAATGTTGTATTTAGCTAAATGCGCAATCGTATTAGCGCAATCGTGAATATTTTCTCCACCAACAAATTGTTTAAAGATTGTATTTTTAATTAATCCTTTAAATCCAAGATTAAGTGCGGAAGGAGCAAAGGTTGCGCCAAATTTCACCATAAATGGGTTGCCAATGAGTTTGAATAAAAAGTAAGAGCGATTTAATTCACTGTTTGACTTTGATTTGAAAGCGTTTTCTGTATTATCGAATGAAATCATGGTGTTTAGTATTAGTATCCGAATATTTCTGTTAAAGATAAAAATTTGACCGGGCCATATTGTTCAAGAATTTTAATGTCCATTTTTTCTTTTTTACCCAAAATCAATAATGAATTGGGTTTATTTTTAATATTTTCACCGTGAAATTTATCAACGTCGGTCAAAGAGTAATTTTTTACTTTCTCAAATATTTCTTTTCGGATGTCGGTTGTGTGGCCTAAATCTACTGCTGTTAAGTAATTAAATATTTTTTCACTTTTAGTTATTCTTCTTGTTCTAATGTCCTGAAGTAACATTTCTTTTGATGCTAAAAAGCTGTTATTGGATTTTGGCATTTCATTTAATAGACTTTGCATTCCTTGTATTGCTTCATTTAATTTATCGGCTTGCGAGCCAATATAGGACATGTTAAATGTTTTTTTATATTTTTTATTTGGTAAATTAAAATTTGAATAACAGGAATAAGCTAATGCTTTAGATTCTCTTAAGTCCTGAAAAACTACTCCGTTCATCCCGCCGCCAAAATAAGCGTTATATAAAAAAGTAATCGGAACATTATCTGTTATGTAATTTCCGCCATTGGATATCATAAGAATTTCTACCTGTTTCATGTCGAAATCTACAGCGTAAACCTGTTTGAGCTGATGTAAAATTTCAAATTGTTTAGGAAGAGGAGGCTCCATTAATTTTTCGGGAGTTCTGTGATTTTCTTTCAAGTATTGGGTAATGCTTTTTAAATCGATAGGTCCATAATAAAGCACCTGATGTGGATAAGAAAGGAGCTTTCTTATCTTATTCTGGATCTGTTCAACATTTAGTTTATTCAATTCATCATTAGAGATTACATGTGTGAAGGGATTGAGCGGGCCATACAATGCATATTTGAGTAAAGCTTCGTTTAGTATAAGTCCTTTATTTTGTTTTGCATCGTTTCTGGTTTTTAGAATATTTCCTTTGAGATCAGTAAGCGCTTCCTGTTCTACAACTCCTTCTGATAATATATTTTCTAATAGATTAACAGATTTCTCGAAACTTTCGTTAAGGCCGGTAAGCCTTATCCAAGTATTCTCATTGTCACAGTACACATCCAAATTGCAACCTAATTTGTAAAATTCCTGTTGAATTTTTTCAGCATTCATGTCCTTAAGAGCGCACAGCGGAATGTACTCCACGGCAATAGGCAATTCAACGTCGTTGTTATTACCCATATTGAATTTAAAATACAATTGAAATAATTTATTCTCATCGTTTTTGGTATAAATAAGTGGAATATTAGCTTTCAGTGTATCTTGCAAAATGTCTTTTTTGTAATCGATAAAAACCGGATTTATTTCCGGTGGAGTTGAGTTCATGATTTTTTGTACAAAGGGAGAAGCGTCATCACGATTAACTTCTACGGGAGTAATTTCGGGTTTATCTACTTTTTGAACGGTGGTATCTTCTCCAACGTGTTTATAAACGATTACATAATTATTTTTCGAAAAATTTTTGTTTGTGAATTCAACAATATCTTTTTTTGTTATTTTCGAAAGTCTTTCAATTCTGTTAACGTTATCACTCCATTTAATATCGGAAACAAAGGCATTAAGCATTTCTTCGGCTCGTGGGCCATTGTTTTCTAGTGATTTTGTTTTTTGAAGTTTGATATCGGTGAGTACAGCATCCATCATCCAATCCGGAAATTCACCTTTTTTAATTAACTCCAATTGCTCAAGTATTAACTGTTCTAATTCTTTCAGACTTTGACCCTCTATGGGTTGTCCCCCTATGCTGAAAAGTGAATAGTCTTTCAAGGGCCAAAGGATTGCATTACATCCTAAAGCTTTTTGGCTTTGGTTTAGATTTAAGTCTATTAATCCGGCAGTACCATTGTAAAGTATACCTGTGAGGAGGGTCAGTATTTCTTCTTCTTGACTTCCTTTACCGTTAAATCTCCAGGCCAGATTTACATTGCTGGGATCGGGTCCGTAAATATTTATTTCTCTTTTTTCGTTAATCGGATCTTCGGGGGTGAAAGTAAAAGAATCTACCGGTTTAGGTTTTAAGCCACCAAAATGTTTATTTATTTGTTTAATTACCTGATCGGGATCAAAATCTCCGCTCATTACAATAGCCATATTGTTAGGCACATAATATTTATTAAAGAAATTATGAATTTCAACCATGGAAGGATTTTTCAAATGATCAATTGTTCCTATTGTTGTTTGAGTGCCGTAAGTATGTTTTTTCCACAGTGCCGCCATGGCCGCTTCATAAACTTTATTCTGATCATCGTCCATTCCTCTGTTTTTTTCTTCGTATACGGCTTCTAATTCGGTATGAAATAATCTTAGAACTAGTTTTCTAAATCTTTCCGATTCAATTTTGAGAAAATTTTCGACTTGATTTGAAGGTATTTCATTGATGTAAACGGTTTCATCAAATGAGGTAGAGGCATTTGTTCCGTCGGCACCAATAGCGGCCAACATTTTGTCGTATTCATTTGCTATCGCATACTTTGCAGCAATACCACTTACGCTGTCGATTTGCCTGTACAGTTGTTTACGCTTTAACTGATCTTTTTCCTGGCCGTATATTTGATATAATTTCTCAATTTTTTGCAGTTCAATACTTTCTTTTGCCCAATCTTTTGTTCCGTATTTATCGGTGCCTTTAAAAACCATGTGCTCGAGGTAATGTGCAAGTCCGGTAGCTTGTGCCGGATCGTTTTTACTTCCGGCTTTTATACCAATTAAGGTTTGAATACGCGGTGCATTTTTATAAACTGAGAGGTAAACTTTTAATCCGTTAGGTAAAGTATAGATTCGGGCCTTTAAAGGATCGTTAGGAACGTATTCATAATCTAACTGTGAAGCTTTTACATCTTTAACCGGAATTTTATTTCCCGCAGGTTTATTTTGTGCGTTGCCGTTAAGTCCAACCAAAAGGATGAGCAACAGCTGTAATTTATACCAATTCATTTAATAATCGATTTCTAAGTCTAAACGTTTTTTTAATTCCTGTAAGTTTGGATTTTTTTCACACATGTGTTTAAATACATCAGAAGGTTTGTAGGCTTTGATTTGTGTTTCGTTTTTTGAAAGTAAAATGTCTAAACTGATGGAATTGTCTTTTATTAATTTTCTTATTTCATCCAAAAAATCCTGTCTGATATTCTGTAATTTTTCTTTTTGAGTAGCATTTGTTAGGGTAAGTGTAATGGTGTTGTCATTAAAGGTAATAACGGAGGTTGTTAAAGTAACAAACAGTTGCATGGCGCCTTCTTGCTGTTTTTTGTTTGCATATTGAATTATGGCATCTTTAACTTGCTCTTCGGTTGTTTGTCCGTTTTTTTCAAAAATTATCGTCTCTTCTTTTTCGTCTGATTTTTGAAGTACAGTTTGTGTGCCGTTTTTTATTTCAGCTAGATTGAATCCGGTTTTTAATCTTAATTCCTGAAAGTTGGCGGAAGGTTTCTCGGCTACTTTAATATCGGGGACTGCATTTTTAATTGCTTTAGGCTGAATTGTTTTTTCTTTAACGGAGTTGGTTTGAAAAACAGGTTCTAATTCATCTTTTTTTTTTCCGCATCAGCTGATGCGGTAAGATAAGTGAGCTGTAATAATGCCATTTCTATGAGCAATCGTTGATTTCGGGCATTTTTAAAGTTTACATCAGCTTTGCTTATTATGGCTAATGATTTTAAGAGAAATGATGTATCTGCTAAAGCGGCTTGTTCGGCATAACGTTTTTTAAGACTATCACTCACTTCTAATAGGGTGAGTGTTTGTGGATCTTTACTCACTAATAAATTCCGAATATGTTCACCTAAGCCAATGATGAAATTATGAGCATCAAATCCTTTTTTTAGAATCTCATCAAATAACAGCATGATTTGGGACATGTTATTTTTCAAAAAGTTTTCGGTGATTTTAAAATAATAATCATAATCCAACACATGTAAATTCTCAACAACTTGTTTATAGGTTAAGTTGTTGCCGGTAAAGGCCACCATTTGATCGAAGATAGAGCAAGCGTCACGTAAACCACCGTCTGCTTTTTGTGCAATGATGTTTAAGGCATCAGCTTCATACTGTACTTCTTCGCTTTTAGCAAGAAATTCCAAATGCTTGGCTATATCGTCGGTTTTAATTCGGTTGAAATTAAAAATCTGACAACGAGAGAGTATGGTTGGAATTATTTTATGTTTTTCTGTTGTAGCTAAAATAAATTTTGCGTGAGGAGGAGGTTCTTCTAAAGTTTTGAGAAAAGCATTAAATGCAGTATTACTTAACATATGAACCTCATCAATGATATACACTTTATATTGACCCAATTGCGGTGCAAATCTAACCTGATCCACTAAGTGTCTGATGTCTTCCACTGAATTATTGCTAGCCGCATCTAATTCATAAATATTTAAAGATGCCCCGGTATTAAAACTTGAGCAGGATTCACAGGCGTCACAAGCCTCTCCATCAGGCCTAACTTGAAAACAATTAATTGTTTTTGCGAAAATTCGGGCGCAGGTTGTTTTTCCGACCCCTCTTGGCCCGCAGAAAAGATAAGCTTGTGCGAGTTGATTGTTGGTAATGGCATTCTTCAAGGTATTGGTTATGTGAGATTGCCCAACAACGGTGTTGAAATGTTGGGGTCTGTACTTACGGGCCGATACAATGAAGTTTTCCATTTATAAACTTAAAAGTACGGGAAAATGAGGGGTAAATGCGAATTTGAATGAACAAAAAAAGGTTAAATTTATTAACCTATGTTTATAAATAATAGCAATAAAACATACTTTTAAGCATTGAAATTAGGTTGGGTTATATTTATTTTTTTACTGCTGGCTGGTTTTTCTTATAGTCAAAATGCAATCAGGGGAATTATAGTAGAATCTGATAGCGGAAATGTGATGCCGTTTGTTTATTTAATCAATAAAAGTAACGGAAATGGTACGATGAGTGATAACGACGGGAAGTTTACCTTATTCACTAATATAAACGATACGATAATTTGCACCTTTGTGGGATTTGCAAAGAAAATAATTGCCGTAAAAGATTTAAAAACTAATGAAAATGGTGAAGTAAAGATTGTGATGTTACAATTACCCATTCAATTAGGACCGGTTATAGTGAATACTTTTAAGATAAGGTCGTATGAGCGTGATTATATGAGTAAGATAATTGATGAGAGCAGAATGCGCAGGCTTGATTATTTTCAAAGCCCGATTTCTGCCTTATATATGAGTTTTAGCAAGGAAGGAAAACAAATCAGGAAGCTGGCTAAAATTTTCGAAGGAGTATTAATTGAAGAGCAGGTACAAAAGAAATTAAGTCCTGAAATTTTAGCCAAGTTAACAGGAGATAATGAAATTGATTATGTAGCTTTTCGAAAGTATTGTGTAGCCGTAAGTGATGAATTTATTATTAATAATGATGGCGTTGAATTATATAGTAGAGTAATGGGTTGTTACAAAAGATATAAAGCGGAAGGAAGGAAATAAACTATTGCATCTTGAATTTACTTTTGTAAAATTCATAAAAACTTACGTTTAATAGTATTAGCAACAAACCATAAATGGTATCTTCTATAGGAATATTGAGTAATCTAACCGTTAGATTTTCTGAATCATTGTAAATTACCACCGGTTCATTTGAAAAGCTGCCGGTTAATATACCGTTACTGATAGTAAATGGAACTAAAATCAGTAAGTAGGTTATCCCAAAGAGTTTCAGGAATTTTACTTTTAAGAAGAGTAAAATAAATATAAGTAA
This window of the Sphingobacteriaceae bacterium genome carries:
- a CDS encoding insulinase family protein, giving the protein MNWYKLQLLLILLVGLNGNAQNKPAGNKIPVKDVKASQLDYEYVPNDPLKARIYTLPNGLKVYLSVYKNAPRIQTLIGIKAGSKNDPAQATGLAHYLEHMVFKGTDKYGTKDWAKESIELQKIEKLYQIYGQEKDQLKRKQLYRQIDSVSGIAAKYAIANEYDKMLAAIGADGTNASTSFDETVYINEIPSNQVENFLKIESERFRKLVLRLFHTELEAVYEEKNRGMDDDQNKVYEAAMAALWKKHTYGTQTTIGTIDHLKNPSMVEIHNFFNKYYVPNNMAIVMSGDFDPDQVIKQINKHFGGLKPKPVDSFTFTPEDPINEKREINIYGPDPSNVNLAWRFNGKGSQEEEILTLLTGILYNGTAGLIDLNLNQSQKALGCNAILWPLKDYSLFSIGGQPIEGQSLKELEQLILEQLELIKKGEFPDWMMDAVLTDIKLQKTKSLENNGPRAEEMLNAFVSDIKWSDNVNRIERLSKITKKDIVEFTNKNFSKNNYVIVYKHVGEDTTVQKVDKPEITPVEVNRDDASPFVQKIMNSTPPEINPVFIDYKKDILQDTLKANIPLIYTKNDENKLFQLYFKFNMGNNNDVELPIAVEYIPLCALKDMNAEKIQQEFYKLGCNLDVYCDNENTWIRLTGLNESFEKSVNLLENILSEGVVEQEALTDLKGNILKTRNDAKQNKGLILNEALLKYALYGPLNPFTHVISNDELNKLNVEQIQNKIRKLLSYPHQVLYYGPIDLKSITQYLKENHRTPEKLMEPPLPKQFEILHQLKQVYAVDFDMKQVEILMISNGGNYITDNVPITFLYNAYFGGGMNGVVFQDLRESKALAYSCYSNFNLPNKKYKKTFNMSYIGSQADKLNEAIQGMQSLLNEMPKSNNSFLASKEMLLQDIRTRRITKSEKIFNYLTAVDLGHTTDIRKEIFEKVKNYSLTDVDKFHGENIKNKPNSLLILGKKEKMDIKILEQYGPVKFLSLTEIFGY
- a CDS encoding carboxypeptidase-like regulatory domain-containing protein, producing the protein MKLGWVIFIFLLLAGFSYSQNAIRGIIVESDSGNVMPFVYLINKSNGNGTMSDNDGKFTLFTNINDTIICTFVGFAKKIIAVKDLKTNENGEVKIVMLQLPIQLGPVIVNTFKIRSYERDYMSKIIDESRMRRLDYFQSPISALYMSFSKEGKQIRKLAKIFEGVLIEEQVQKKLSPEILAKLTGDNEIDYVAFRKYCVAVSDEFIINNDGVELYSRVMGCYKRYKAEGRK
- a CDS encoding proline dehydrogenase family protein, which gives rise to MISFDNTENAFKSKSNSELNRSYFLFKLIGNPFMVKFGATFAPSALNLGFKGLIKNTIFKQFVGGENIHDCANTIAHLAKYNIGTILDYSVEGKESEQDFDQCLEETLATIQKAKGDQNIPFCVFKVTGLARFDLLVQVSANKQLNEAENKEWQKVKERVQKICEAAFKNKQALFIDAEESWIQPAIDELANENMEKFNTHEPIVYNTFQLYRHDRLNYLKKTIETAKNKGYQVGAKLVRGAYMEKERARAIEMNYPSPIQKSKENSDKDYDEALKVCVENINMMGLCAGTHNEKSSLYLVELMKQYKISPNNKRIYFSQLLGMSDHISFNLSLSGYNVSKYVPYGPVKEVLPYLIRRAQENTSVKGQTGRELSLIIKEKKRRSGK
- a CDS encoding DNA polymerase III subunit gamma/tau, which translates into the protein MENFIVSARKYRPQHFNTVVGQSHITNTLKNAITNNQLAQAYLFCGPRGVGKTTCARIFAKTINCFQVRPDGEACDACESCSSFNTGASLNIYELDAASNNSVEDIRHLVDQVRFAPQLGQYKVYIIDEVHMLSNTAFNAFLKTLEEPPPHAKFILATTEKHKIIPTILSRCQIFNFNRIKTDDIAKHLEFLAKSEEVQYEADALNIIAQKADGGLRDACSIFDQMVAFTGNNLTYKQVVENLHVLDYDYYFKITENFLKNNMSQIMLLFDEILKKGFDAHNFIIGLGEHIRNLLVSKDPQTLTLLEVSDSLKKRYAEQAALADTSFLLKSLAIISKADVNFKNARNQRLLIEMALLQLTYLTASADAEKKKMN